A single window of Anopheles moucheti chromosome 2, idAnoMoucSN_F20_07, whole genome shotgun sequence DNA harbors:
- the LOC128310549 gene encoding palmitoyl-protein thioesterase 1, translated as MQQVRSLVKVWCVVLLFANAQEVYSEKLPIVLWHGMGDTCCFPFSLGGVRKFLESEIGVYVKSIEIGNSVTEDFKSGYLVHPNQQIEMVCAELSKDAKLNNGFNAIGFSQGGQFLRGLVQRCASVRIRNLITMGGQHQGVFGLPNCPSLSSRTCERFRQLLNHAAYTDLMQHFLVQATYWHDPLNEARYKNASTFLADINNERYLNDRYAENLLKLNKFVMVKFNKDTIVQPLESQWFGYYKPGQDKETQPLNETDLFIEDRLGLKTMYEENKIVFLECEGNHLQFTKEWFRNELFRFLM; from the exons atgCAACAAGTGAGGAGTTTGGTTAAAGTCTGGTGTGTAGTTTTACTTTTCGCGAATGCACAAGAAGTATATAGTGAAAAACTACCGATTGTTTTATGGCATGGCATGG GGGATACTTGCTGTTTTCCGTTTAGCTTGGGTGGTGTTAGAAAGTTCTTGGAATCAGAAATCGGTGTTTACGTAAAATCTATTGAAATAGGAAACTCCGTAACAGAAGATTTTAAGAGTGGCTATTTAGTTCATCCTAATCAGCAG ATAGAAATGGTATGTGCAGAGTTGAGCAAAGACGCAAAATTGAATAATGGATTTAATGCTATAGGGTTTTCACAGGGAGGCCAGTTCTT GCGTGGACTTGTTCAAAGATGTGCAAGTGTACGCATCCGGAATTTAATTACAATGGGTGGTCAGCATCAAGGTGTGTTTGGTTTACCAAACTGTCCCTCATTAAGTAGTCGAACTTGTGAGCGTTTTCGTCAACTATTAAACCACGCCGCTTACACGGATTTGATGCAACATTTTCTCGTCCAAGCAACCTATTGGCATGATCCACTCAATGAAGCGAGATATAAAAACGCTAGTACATTTTTAGCGGATATAAATAACGAACGATACCTCAACGATAGATATGCAGAAAATTTACTGAAACTTAACAAATTCGTCATGGTTAAATTTAACAAAGACACAATTGTGCAACCATTGGAGTCTCAATGGTTTGGTTATTACAAACCAGGACAGGATAAAGAAACGCAGCCACTCAATGAAACGGACCTATTTATCGAG gATCGGCTCGGTCTGAAAACGATgtacgaagaaaacaaaatagtgTTTCTTGAATGCGAGGGAAACCATCTTCAGTTCACAAAGGAATGGTTCCGAAACGAATTGTTTAGATTTTTGATGTAG